A single window of Taeniopygia guttata chromosome 1, bTaeGut7.mat, whole genome shotgun sequence DNA harbors:
- the PROSER1 gene encoding proline and serine-rich protein 1 isoform X1: MDKKSFETVLDEIRKAVLTEYKLKAIEYVHGYFSSEQVVELLRYFSWAEPQLKAIKALQHKIVAVPASKMVNILNCFTFSKDKLIALEILASNIVDAQNYRLIEDLFRINMSEKKRCRRILEQASKTGCKAPHAMISSCGMIPGNPYPKGKPSRINGIFPGTPIKKDTEECTNEGKGIAARILGPSKPAPSTYNPHKPVPYPIPPCRPHATIAPSAYNNAGLVPMANVIAPGLPAPPPYTANQVVSENEDLSSQAKPSQNQAFSAQANQLFTPHGSNPSTPAATPVPTPSPVKAIGHPLAPATPLISGMNMSTPVLPVFPGQVSSSIHTSQPSTPTPTVIKSLSLPGVPVTSVHSATSTPIPPVFSGLASIPAAMPAPQGSSTPCATPAPTEAFASAAAPFAGLPFSATSSVASANNPAPLSSVFAGLPLSLPPNAQGISSPVPSTIANSPATTIPGSLSLPNPILSVLKGFLTSNDTSLINSSALPSAVTSELASLSALSNQNSDPPTSSVNKCYTPSVTPNTQRSSTPGLAIFPGLPSPSVANSSSTPPTLPAQSPLTTSPSILPVNCGSSASLLHGTSPTNPDQQLSSSSAATSIPVLVKTEPMSPTLSAFKGPSHSASPSHGTLGLSGLGRAYTSAASVPVSLPSSLNPALSGLSSLSAPLNNSSSLASISLTPHGSSAPIAPVFNGLPPFTSLTSNFAFTGNPALTPPVTLPGSLLATPATSASAVSAPHVSSTAAVLSGLAASATVSAPPFSLNLSSAVPSLFSVAQGPLGSSNPSFPGFPVSNTPSVTPALPSFPGLQASSAVAAVAPLPAAATAPSPAPVLPGFASAFSSNFNSALVAQAGLTSGLQTPGNAVFPGLLSLPGIPGFPQSAAQSSLQELQHSAAAQSALLQAHSASALENYTAQPEGFANYPSTPGTPFSLQTSLPQSGWQ, from the exons CAACATTGTTGATGCTCAGAATTATCGCCTGATTGAAGATCTGTTCAGAATTAATATGTCAGAGAAGAAAAGATGCAGAAGAATTCTCGAACAG GCTTCGAAAACAGGTTGTAAAGCTCCTCATGCTATGATATCATCCTGTGGCATGATTCCTGGCAATCCTTATCCCAAGGGCAAACCAAGCCGTATAAATGGAATTTTTCCA GGAACCCCTATCAAAAAGGACACAGAAGAATGTACTAATGAAGGAAAGGGAATAGCAGCTCGTATACTTGGACCATCCAAACCA GCTCCATCAACGTACAATCCACACAAACCTGTTCCATACCCCATCCCACCATGTCGGCCACATGCAACTATTGCACCAA GTGCTTACAACAATGCTGGCTTAGTTCCAATGGCCAATGTCATAGCTCCAGGCTTACCAGCTCCTCCACCATACACTGCTAATCAAGTGGTATCAG AAAATGAGGACCTTTCCAGCCAGGCAAAACCTTCCCAAAATCAAG CTTTTTCTGCACAAGCGAATCAGCTCTTTACTCCTCATGGTTCTAATCCTTCAACACCTGCTGCTACTCCAGTCCCTACCCCATCACCTGTCAAGGCAATAGGCCATCCATTAGCACCTGCAACTCCACTCATCTCTGGGATGAACATGTCTACCCCTGTCCTTCCTGTTTTCCCAGGACAGGTCTCCTCTTCCATCCATACATCTCAGCCATCTACCCCAACCCCTACTGTCATCAAATCCCTTTCATTGCCTGGTGTTCCTGTCACATCTGTTCACAGTGCAACCTCTACCCCTATCCCCCCAGTTTTTTCTGGGCTGGCTTCTATCCCTGCTGCTATGCCAGCTCCACAAGGTTCTTCCACTCCATGTGCTACACCTGCACCCACTGAAGCTTTTGCATCTGCTGCTGCACCATTTGCTGGCCTCCCGTTCTCTGCAACGTCTTCAGTTGCTTCTGCTAATAATCCTGCTCCGTTGTCATCAGTCTTTGCTGGCCTCCCTTTGTCCTTGCCACCCAATGCCCAAGGGATTTCTAGTCCTGTTCCATCTACAATTGCTAATTCTCCTGCCACTACCATTCCTGGCTCGCTGAGCTTGCCTAATCCAATTTTGTCTGTCTTAAAGGGATTTCTGACATCAAATGACACTTCATTAATCAATTCATCTGCTTTACCTTCTGCTGTGACAAGTGAGCTTGCTTCTTTATCTGCTCTTTCTAATCAAAACTCTGACCCTCCCACTTCTTCTGTCAACAAATGTTACACTCCATCAGTCACCCCCAACACACAGCGTTCCTCCACACCTGGGCTGGCTATTTTTCCAGGTCTCCCATCCCCATCTGTAGCCAATTCTAGTTCCACTCCTCCCACATTGCCTGCACAGTCACCTTTAACCACTTCACCATCAATTCTGCCAGTCAACTGTGGCTCATCAGCTTCCCTCTTGCATGGCACAAGTCCTACTAATCCTGACCAGCAGCTCTCATCATCCTCAGCTGCCACAAGTATCCCAGTTCTGGTCAAAACAGAGCCCATGAGTCCTACCCTGTCGGCCTTCAAAGGTCCTTCTCATTCAGCCAGCCCTTCTCATGGCactctaggactgtcagggctcGGGCGTGCGTACACCTCAGCAGCTTCCGTGCCCGTCAGCTTACCCAGTTCTCTGAATCCAGCGCTGTCAGGGCTCTCCTCTCTGAGTGCTCCTCTGAACAACTCCAGTTCTCTGGCTTCCATTTCCCTCACCCCACATGGCTCCTCTGCTCCCATTGCCCCTGTGTTCAATGGACTTCCTCCTTTCACGTCTCTAACCAGTAACTTTGCTTTTACTGGTAACCCAGCACTGACCCCACCCGTCACTCTGCCAGGGTCTCTGTTGGCCACTCCGGCTACGAGTGCTTCAGCCGTGTCCGCCCCCCATGTGAGTTCCACTGCTGCCGTGCTCTCAGGACTCGCCGCCTCCGCAACAGTCTCCGCTCCACCCTTCTCGCTTAACTTGTCCAGTGCTgtcccttcccttttttctgtTGCCCAGGGACCTCTGGGATCATCAAACCCATCCTTCCCTGGTTTTCCTGTCTCTAACACACCCTCTGTCACTCCTGCTCTCCCTTCTTTCCCTGGCCTCCAGGCATCTTCTGCAGTAGCAGCAGTTGCACCATTGCCGgcagctgccacagccccaTCTCCAGCTCCGGTCCTGCCAGGGTTTGCCTCGGCCTTTAGCTCAAACTTCAACTCTGCACTTGTGGCACAGGCTGG CTTGACTTCTGGACTACAGACACCAGGAAATGCAGTTTTTCCTGGTCTTTTATCTCTCCCTGGTATCCCTGGCTTTCCCCAAAGTGCCGCACAATCTTCCTTACAGGAATTGCAGCACAGTGCAGCTGCACAGTCAGCACTACTACAG GCGCATTCTGCTTCTGCTCTGGAGAACTATACAGCTCAGCCTGAAGGTTTTGCTAACTATCCATCAACACCAGGAACACCATTTTCATTGCAGACAAGTCTGCCCCAGAGTGGATGGCAGTAA